The nucleotide window AAAATACTCGTCATCAACTCCGGCAGCTCGTCCCTCAAGTACCAGCTCCTCGACATGGAAAGCGAATCCGTCATGGTCTCCGGCCTGGTGGAACGCATCGGCGAGGAAAAGGGCGAACTGACCAACAAGGCCTTCCCCGGCACCGATCGGCAGAAGGTCACGGAACTGGATCAACCCATCCCGGACCACAACGCGGCCATGAGACTGGCCATCGACCTCATCTGCGGCGGCGACGACACCATCTGCTCCCTGGACGAGATCACGGCCATCGGCCACCGCGTGGTCCACGGCGGAGAGGACTTCCACAAATCCACGGTCATCGACGCGGACGTCATCAACGCCATCGAGGCCAACGTGCCGCTGGCCCCCCTGCACAATCCCGCCAACCTGACGGGCATCAAGGTCGCCGTGGAGCTCTTCCCCGGCGTGCCGCAGGTGGCCGTGTTCGACACCGCCTTCCACCAGACCATCCCGCCCCACGCCTACATGTACGCCCTGCCCTATGAGCTGTATGAAAAGGACCGCGTGCGCCGCTACGGCTTCCACGGCACGTCCCACAAGTTCGTGGCCGGCGAGATGGCGGCCATCCTGGGCAAGGAGCTGTCCGAAACCAACATGGTCACCGTGCATCTGGGCAACGGCGGCTCCATCACGGCCGTGGAGAACGGCAAATCCGTGGACACCACCATGGGGCTGACGCCGCTGGAAGGACTGGTCATGGGCACCCGCTCCGGCGACGTGGACCCGGCCATCCATACTTTCCTGGCCCGGAACAAGGGCATGACCATCGATGAGATCGACGCCATGCTGAACAAGGAGTCCGGTCTCAAGGGGCTGTGCGGCATGAACGACATGCGCGACATCCACAAGGCCATCGAGGAAGG belongs to Pseudodesulfovibrio portus and includes:
- a CDS encoding acetate/propionate family kinase, coding for MKILVINSGSSSLKYQLLDMESESVMVSGLVERIGEEKGELTNKAFPGTDRQKVTELDQPIPDHNAAMRLAIDLICGGDDTICSLDEITAIGHRVVHGGEDFHKSTVIDADVINAIEANVPLAPLHNPANLTGIKVAVELFPGVPQVAVFDTAFHQTIPPHAYMYALPYELYEKDRVRRYGFHGTSHKFVAGEMAAILGKELSETNMVTVHLGNGGSITAVENGKSVDTTMGLTPLEGLVMGTRSGDVDPAIHTFLARNKGMTIDEIDAMLNKESGLKGLCGMNDMRDIHKAIEEGDERAKIALGVQTYRNRKYIAAYMGVLGRVDAIVFTAGIGENDDIVRSRSLEGLSLFGVKVDEKVNAQRAKKPLKISTDDSAVAVWVIPTNEELAIARETKNILQ